A region from the Pogoniulus pusillus isolate bPogPus1 chromosome 43, bPogPus1.pri, whole genome shotgun sequence genome encodes:
- the LOC135192585 gene encoding claw keratin-like, with amino-acid sequence MSCSSLCAPCGVAAPAPLADTCNEPCVRQCPDSTVLIQPPATVVTFPGPIMSNFPQYSAVGSAGAPGVGGGYGGTFGGYGGYGGSWGYGGLGGYGGYGGLGGYWGYGGLGGYGGYGGFGGCGGYGGYGGFGGYGYGGWRRGHRYLNGNCGPC; translated from the coding sequence atgtcctgctccagcctgtgtgCTCCCTGCGGGGtggccgccccggccccgctggCCGACACCTGCAACGAGCCCTGCGTGCGGCAGTGCCCTGACTCCACGGTGCTGATCCAGCCCCCGGCCACGGTGGTCACCTTCCCCGGGCCCATCATGAGCAACTTCCCCCAGTACAGCGCCGTGGGCTCGGCAGGAGCCCCTGGGGTTGGGGGAGGCTACGGTGGCACTTTTGGGGGCTATGGAGGCTATGGTGGCTCCTGGGGCTATGGAGGCCTTGGTGGCTATGGAGGTTATGGAGGCCTTGGTGGCTACTGGGGCTATGGAGGCCTTGGTGGCTATGGAGGGTACGGAGgctttggtggctgtgggggctATGGAGGCTATGGAGGCTTCGGGGGCTACGGCTATGGGGGCTGGCGCCGAGGCCACCGCTACCTGAATGGCAACTGTGGGCCCTGCTGA
- the LOC135192601 gene encoding feather keratin B-4-like, producing the protein MASTQLACTNPCQAKCPQPLASSTNEPCVVACGDSRVIIYPPPVVVTFPGPILTTYPQQTLVGSAEVPAPEAPAAAPLPVAGRLEAAADKLGPQVLSRPEPRSAPRYSYTYSSQWTHPCSSQRSGKRWAR; encoded by the coding sequence ATGGCTTCCACCCAGCTGGCCTGcaccaacccctgccaggcgaAGTGCCCCCAGCcgctggccagcagcaccaatgAGCCCTGCGTGGTGGCCTGCGGCGACTCCCGCGTGATCATCTACCCCCCCCCCGTGGTCGTCACCTTCCCGGGGCCCATCCTCACCACCTACCCGCAGCAGACCCTTGTGGGCTCCGCCGAGGTGCCCGCGCCAGAGGCTCCGgcggcagctcctctgcccgtggcggggaggctggaggcagcagctgacaaACTTGGCCCTCAGGTGCTCAGCAGGCCTGAGCCACGCAGTGCCCCCAGGTACTCCTACACCTACTCCTCCCAATGGACACATCCCTGCAGCTCGCAGCGCTCTGGGAAGCGCTGGGCACGCTGA
- the LOC135192586 gene encoding claw keratin-like isoform X1: MPEQSTGGLLPHPHQPPTIGCRSLPACLPACKMSCSSLCAPCGVAAPAPLADTCNEPCVRQCPDSTVLIQPPATVVTFPGPIMSNFPQYSAVGSAGAPGVGGGYGGTFGGYGGYGGLGGYGGYGGSWGYGGLGGYGGYGGSWGYGGFGGYGGYGGLGGYWGYGGLGGYGGYGGFGGCGGYGGYGGFGGYGYGGWRRGHRYLNGNCGPC, translated from the coding sequence gtccctgcctgcctgcctgcctgcctgcaagatgtcctgctccagcctgtgtgCTCCCTGCGGGGtggccgccccggccccgctggCCGACACCTGCAACGAGCCCTGCGTGCGGCAGTGCCCTGACTCCACGGTGCTGATCCAGCCCCCGGCCACGGTGGTCACCTTCCCCGGGCCCATCATGAGCAACTTCCCCCAGTACAGCGCCGTGGGCTCGGCAGGAGCCCCTGGGGTTGGGGGAGGCTACGGTGGCACTTTTGGGGGCTACGGAGGCTACGGAGGCCTTGGTGGCTATGGAGGCTATGGTGGCTCCTGGGGCTACGGAGGCCTTGGTGGCTATGGAGGCTATGGTGGCTCCTGGGGCTACGGAGGCTTTGGTGGCTATGGAGGTTATGGAGGCCTTGGTGGCTACTGGGGCTATGGAGGCCTTGGTGGCTATGGAGGCTATGGAGgctttggtggctgtgggggctATGGAGGCTACGGAGGCTTCGGGGGCTACGGCTATGGGGGCTGGCGCCGAGGCCACCGCTACCTGAATGGCAACTGTGGGCCCTGTTGA
- the LOC135192646 gene encoding claw keratin-like gives MSCSSLCAPCGVAAPAPLADTCNEPCVRQCPDSTVLIQPPATVVTFPGPIMSNFPQYSAVGSAGAPVTGGFGGRGGYGGRGGYGGHGGWGGYGGYGGYGGCGGYGGSGAYGCYGSYGGSGYGGWGRGSCGIC, from the coding sequence atgtcctgctccagcctgtgtgCTCCCTGCGGGGtggccgccccggccccgctggCCGACACCTGCAACGAGCCCTGCGTGCGGCAGTGCCCTGACTCCACGGTGCTGATCCAGCCCCCGGCCACGGTGGTCACCTTCCCCGGGCCCATCATGAGCAACTTCCCCCAGTACAGCGCCGTGGGCTCGGCAGGAGCCCCTGTTACGGGTGGCTTTGGAGGCCGTGGGGGCTATGGGGGCCGTGGGGGCTATGGGGGCCatgggggctggggaggctaCGGAGGCTACGGAGGCTACGGAGGCTGTGGGGGCTATGGAGGCTCTGGAGCCTATGGCTGCTATGGCAGCTATGGGGGCTCTGGCTATGGTGGCTGGGGCCGAGGCAGCTGTGGGATCTGCTAA
- the EFCAB12 gene encoding EF-hand calcium-binding domain-containing protein 12, giving the protein MARPGNVSVHEHCLPSTVPAGLGGLVDQYRRKAARSYLRSSELCRERSVCITNPALQRGLLHPGDRIRKEGAELRIRQPGGYYSTGRGYALALGSSSRSSSASGSQHKKGGKRSLQWDKMSNDNRFWPGHLLDKLCLYFPEQPHDRAHALFSLVLPTKHIYPGR; this is encoded by the exons ATGGCAAGGCCTGGGAATGTCTCTGTCCATGAGCACTGCCTGCCCTCCACGGTGCCAGCTGGCCTGGGAGGTCTGGTGGACCAGTACCGcaggaaggctgccaggagctacctgaggagctctgagctgtgccggGAGCGCAGCGTCTGCATCACCAACCCAGCGCTGCAGAGGG GCCTGCTGCATCCAGGGGACAGGATCAGaaaggagggagcagagctAAGGATCAGGCAGCCTGGAGGGTACTACAGCACGGGACGTGGGTATGCtctggcactggggagcagctccaggtccagcagtgcctctggaagccagcacaagaagggagggaaaag GAGTCTCCAGTGGGATAAGATGTCAAATGACAACAGGTTCTGGCCAGGTCACCTCCTGGACAAGCTCTGCCTttacttccctgagcaaccacACGACAGGGCACATGCTCTGTTCAGCCTGGTACTGCCAACCAAGCACATCTACCCTGGCCGCTGA
- the LOC135192586 gene encoding claw keratin-like isoform X2, translating to MSCSSLCAPCGVAAPAPLADTCNEPCVRQCPDSTVLIQPPATVVTFPGPIMSNFPQYSAVGSAGAPGVGGGYGGTFGGYGGYGGLGGYGGYGGSWGYGGLGGYGGYGGSWGYGGFGGYGGYGGLGGYWGYGGLGGYGGYGGFGGCGGYGGYGGFGGYGYGGWRRGHRYLNGNCGPC from the coding sequence atgtcctgctccagcctgtgtgCTCCCTGCGGGGtggccgccccggccccgctggCCGACACCTGCAACGAGCCCTGCGTGCGGCAGTGCCCTGACTCCACGGTGCTGATCCAGCCCCCGGCCACGGTGGTCACCTTCCCCGGGCCCATCATGAGCAACTTCCCCCAGTACAGCGCCGTGGGCTCGGCAGGAGCCCCTGGGGTTGGGGGAGGCTACGGTGGCACTTTTGGGGGCTACGGAGGCTACGGAGGCCTTGGTGGCTATGGAGGCTATGGTGGCTCCTGGGGCTACGGAGGCCTTGGTGGCTATGGAGGCTATGGTGGCTCCTGGGGCTACGGAGGCTTTGGTGGCTATGGAGGTTATGGAGGCCTTGGTGGCTACTGGGGCTATGGAGGCCTTGGTGGCTATGGAGGCTATGGAGgctttggtggctgtgggggctATGGAGGCTACGGAGGCTTCGGGGGCTACGGCTATGGGGGCTGGCGCCGAGGCCACCGCTACCTGAATGGCAACTGTGGGCCCTGTTGA